In Prunus dulcis chromosome 1, ALMONDv2, whole genome shotgun sequence, the following are encoded in one genomic region:
- the LOC117637407 gene encoding probable isoprenylcysteine alpha-carbonyl methylesterase ICMEL1 isoform X1, with amino-acid sequence MPSQQILPITYHPPSVFSSSSSPTEKLLLKDAEDDPTTRLLLFSHFEEEDEEKGTPIIKPLLPRASSYITSTTNGANKHQQRRRRTASDSSLSSLSDDSRNNSLGREVEHAAAETFLVTRLSLKLLRYLGVGYRWITRFLALGCYSFLLMPGFIQVGYYYFFSSQVRRGIVYGDQPRNRLDLYLPKNTDGPKPVIAFVTGGAWIIGYKAWGSLLGQQLSERDIIVACIDYRNFPQGTISDMVKDASQGISFVCNHIADYGGDPNRIYLMGQSAGAHIGACALIDQAIKEAGEGESTSWSVSQIKAYFGLSGGYNLLNLVDHFHRRGLYRSIFLGIMEGEQSLQRFSPELMIQDLNISHAASLLPPVILFHGTADYSIPSDASKNFAETLQRLGVKAKSILYEGKTHTDLFLQDPMRGGKDDMFEDLVAIIHEGDSEALAKDAVAPPRKRLVPEFMLKLAHRVSPF; translated from the exons ATGCCATCCCAACAAATTCTACCCATAACATACCATCCACCTTCAGTCTTCTCAAGCTCATCTTCTCCCACAGAAAAACTGCTACTCAAAGATGCAGAGGATGACCCAACAACTAGGCTTCTCCTCTTTTCAcattttgaagaagaagatgaagaaaagggCACCCCCATAATAAAGCCCCTTCTTCCTAGGGCCTCAAGTTACATTACCAGCACCACTAATGGTGCCAACAAGCACCAGCAGAGGCGGCGCCGGACCGCCAGCGATAGCTCCCTCTCTTCGCTCTCCGATGATAGCCGCAACAATTCCTTGGGCCGCGAGGTGGAGCACGCTGCCGCCGAGACGTTCTTGGTGACCCGGTTAAGTTTGAAGCTATTGAGATATCTTGG GGTAGGCTACAGATGGATTACAAGATTTCTTGCCCTTGGTTGTTATTCATTTTTACTCATGCCAGGATTTATTCAAG TTGgctattattatttcttctctAGTCAGGTTCGCAGAGGTATAGTTTATGGCGATCAACCAAGAAATAG GCTAGATCTGtatttacccaaaaataccgACGGGCCAAAGCCAGTCATTGCATTTGTAACTGGTGGAGCCTGGATTATTGG TTACAAAGCGTGGGGGTCTCTTTTAGGACAACAGTTATCAGAAAGAGACATCATAGTGGCATGCATAGATTACAG AAATTTTCCTCAGGGTACTATCAGTGATATGGTAAAGGATGCTTCTCAAGGAATCTCATTTGTGTGCAATCATATTGCTGATTATGGAGGTGATCCTAATAG GATTTATCTAATGGGACAATCAGCTGGTGCACATATTGGTGCATGCGCACTCATTGACCAGGCAATCAAGGAGGCTGGTGAAGGAGAGAGCACTTCTTGGAGTGTTTCCCAGATAAAGGCTTACTTTGGTCTATCTGGAGG GTACAATTTGCTTAACTTAGTGGATCACTTCCACCGTCGAGGTTTATACCGTTCAATCTTTTTAGG CATAATGGAAGGGGAGCAATCATTGCAACGTTTTTCTCCAGAACTCATGATTCAGGACCTGAACATTAGCCATGCTGCTTCTCTCCTACCTCcagttattttatttcatggtACAGCAGATTATTCCATACCATCAGATGCCAG CAAGAATTTTGCAGAAACTCTTCAGAGACTTGGAGTGAAAGCTAAATCGATTCTTTATGAAGGGAAGACTCACACGGATTTGTTTCTTCAG GATCCAATGCGAGGTGGTAAGGACGATATGTTTGAAGATTTAGTAGCTATCATTCATGAAGGTGATTCAGAGGCTCTTGCCAAAGACGCAGTGGCTCCGCCAAGAAAACGTCTTGTACCTGAGTTCATGTTGAAGTTGGCTCACCGTGTTAGCCCATTCTAG
- the LOC117637407 gene encoding probable isoprenylcysteine alpha-carbonyl methylesterase ICMEL1 isoform X2, with protein sequence MPSQQILPITYHPPSVFSSSSSPTEKLLLKDAEDDPTTRLLLFSHFEEEDEEKGTPIIKPLLPRASSYITSTTNGANKHQQRRRRTASDSSLSSLSDDSRNNSLGREVEHAAAETFLVTRLSLKLLRYLGLQMDYKISCPWLLFIFTHARIYSSYKAWGSLLGQQLSERDIIVACIDYRNFPQGTISDMVKDASQGISFVCNHIADYGGDPNRIYLMGQSAGAHIGACALIDQAIKEAGEGESTSWSVSQIKAYFGLSGGYNLLNLVDHFHRRGLYRSIFLGIMEGEQSLQRFSPELMIQDLNISHAASLLPPVILFHGTADYSIPSDASKNFAETLQRLGVKAKSILYEGKTHTDLFLQDPMRGGKDDMFEDLVAIIHEGDSEALAKDAVAPPRKRLVPEFMLKLAHRVSPF encoded by the exons ATGCCATCCCAACAAATTCTACCCATAACATACCATCCACCTTCAGTCTTCTCAAGCTCATCTTCTCCCACAGAAAAACTGCTACTCAAAGATGCAGAGGATGACCCAACAACTAGGCTTCTCCTCTTTTCAcattttgaagaagaagatgaagaaaagggCACCCCCATAATAAAGCCCCTTCTTCCTAGGGCCTCAAGTTACATTACCAGCACCACTAATGGTGCCAACAAGCACCAGCAGAGGCGGCGCCGGACCGCCAGCGATAGCTCCCTCTCTTCGCTCTCCGATGATAGCCGCAACAATTCCTTGGGCCGCGAGGTGGAGCACGCTGCCGCCGAGACGTTCTTGGTGACCCGGTTAAGTTTGAAGCTATTGAGATATCTTGG GCTACAGATGGATTACAAGATTTCTTGCCCTTGGTTGTTATTCATTTTTACTCATGCCAGGATTTATTCAAG TTACAAAGCGTGGGGGTCTCTTTTAGGACAACAGTTATCAGAAAGAGACATCATAGTGGCATGCATAGATTACAG AAATTTTCCTCAGGGTACTATCAGTGATATGGTAAAGGATGCTTCTCAAGGAATCTCATTTGTGTGCAATCATATTGCTGATTATGGAGGTGATCCTAATAG GATTTATCTAATGGGACAATCAGCTGGTGCACATATTGGTGCATGCGCACTCATTGACCAGGCAATCAAGGAGGCTGGTGAAGGAGAGAGCACTTCTTGGAGTGTTTCCCAGATAAAGGCTTACTTTGGTCTATCTGGAGG GTACAATTTGCTTAACTTAGTGGATCACTTCCACCGTCGAGGTTTATACCGTTCAATCTTTTTAGG CATAATGGAAGGGGAGCAATCATTGCAACGTTTTTCTCCAGAACTCATGATTCAGGACCTGAACATTAGCCATGCTGCTTCTCTCCTACCTCcagttattttatttcatggtACAGCAGATTATTCCATACCATCAGATGCCAG CAAGAATTTTGCAGAAACTCTTCAGAGACTTGGAGTGAAAGCTAAATCGATTCTTTATGAAGGGAAGACTCACACGGATTTGTTTCTTCAG GATCCAATGCGAGGTGGTAAGGACGATATGTTTGAAGATTTAGTAGCTATCATTCATGAAGGTGATTCAGAGGCTCTTGCCAAAGACGCAGTGGCTCCGCCAAGAAAACGTCTTGTACCTGAGTTCATGTTGAAGTTGGCTCACCGTGTTAGCCCATTCTAG
- the LOC117615949 gene encoding ABC transporter G family member 21 — MIPPEQETSMTSTPANILLSNLNRPDQNGSVHAERSAPPSSNVNPCLGDDMPADRPTSHRTSILRQSLRPVTLKFEDVTYSIKLQTTRGGCVASHEPKQTRTILNGVSGIVRPGELLAMLGPSGSGKTTLLTALGDRLPGKISGKITYNGQHFSSSMKHNTGFVTQDDVLYPHLTVLETLTYTALLRLPKQLTKEEKMEQAEMVIMELGLTRCRDSIVGGPLLRGVSGGERKRVSIGQEMLVNPSLLLLDEPTSGLDSTTAQRIVATLRQLALGGRTVITTIHQPSSRLYRMFDKVVVLSDGYPIYSGHAGRVMEYFGSIGYEAGFNFINPADFLLDLANGIGPDAKQDDQLEYNGRLEHQEDQNTTKQFLISSYKKNLYPVLKAEIQQSHKDTVLAPSRTTPSSRGSGKYQWTTSWWVQFKVLLERGLKERKHESFSGLRIFQVLSVSLLSGLLWWHSDTSHIQDQVGLLFFFSIFWGFFPLFNAIFAFPMERPMLIKERSSGMYRLSSYYFARTVGDLPMELVLPTVFVTVSYWMGGLKPSFVTFALTLSIVLYNVLVSQGLGLALGAILMDVKQGTTLASVTMLVFLLAGGYYIQHIPSFIAWLKYISFSHYCYKLLVGVQYSANEVYECEMGMHCSVMDFPAIKYLGLDSMWSDVAALAVMLVGYRVLAYVALRMGQPH; from the exons ATGATACCTCCTGAGCAAGAAACCAGCATGACAAGCACTCCAGCTAACATTTTACTCTCTAATCTGAACCGGCCCGACCAGAACGGTTCGGTTCATGCTGAACGGTCTGCTCCTCCAAGCAGTAATGTCAACCCATGTTTGGGTGATGACATGCCAGCTGACCGACCCACCTCACATAGAACTTCCATTTTGCGCCAATCTTTGCGCCCTGTCACACTTAAG TTTGAAGATGTCACTTATAGTATTAAGCTGCAAACCACAAGGGGAGGTTGTGTAGCTTCACATGAGCCAAAGCAAACACGCACTATACTCAATGGAGTGAGTGGGATCGTTCGACCCGGTGAGCTACTCGCAATGTTGGGGCCATCGGGCAGTGGCAAGACCACCCTCTTGACAGCCCTCGGCGACCGTTTGCCGGGTAAAATCTCCGGCAAGATAACCTACAATGGCCAGCATTTCTCAAGCTCCATGAAGCACAACACCGGCTTCGTCACACAAGACGACGTCTTGTACCCTCACCTCACTGTTCTCGAGACCCTCACCTACACTGCCTTGCTAAGGCTGCCCAAGCAGCTCACTaaggaagagaaaatggaGCAAGCTGAGATGGTGATCATGGAGCTCGGGTTGACCCGGTGCCGTGATAGTATAGTTGGTGGGCCTTTGTTACGTGGCGTTTCGGGTGGTGAGCGCAAACGGGTCAGTATCGGGCAAGAGATGCTGGTTAACCCGAGCCTTTTGTTGCTCGACGAGCCCACTTCTGGGCTCGACTCCACCACCGCTCAGCGTATCGTTGCTACACTGCGGCAGCTAGCCCTTGGTGGCCGGACGGTGATCACCACCATTCATCAGCCGTCCAGCAGGCTGTATCGGATGTTTGATAAGGTGGTGGTTTTGTCGGACGGATACCCGATCTATAGCGGGCATGCGGGTCGGGTCATGGAGTATTTTGGGTCCATTGGATATGAGGCCGGGTTCAACTTCATCAACCCTGCTGATTTCTTGCTTGATCTTGCCAACG GTATTGGACCTGATGCTAAACAGGATGATCAACTAGAGTATAATGGCAGATTAGAGCACCAAGAAGATCAAAACACAACCAAGCAGTTCCTAATATCTTCCTATAAAAAGAACCTATACCCTGTTTTGAAGGCAGAGATTCAGCAAAGTCATAAAGACACAGTTCTTGCTCCTTCAAGAACAACACCATCATCTAGAG GCAGTGGAAAGTACCAATGGACCACCAGCTGGTGGGTGCAATTTAAGGTTTTGCTGGAAAGGGGTTTAAAAGAGAGGAAGCATGAATCTTTCTCAGGCTTAAGGATTTTCCAAGTCTTGTCAGTTTCCCTTCTTTCAGGCCTTCTGTGGTGGCACTCTGACACTTCACATATACAAGATCAG GTGGgacttcttttcttcttctccatattttggggcttcttcccTCTATTCAATGCCATATTTGCATTCCCCATGGAAAGGCCAATGCTAATAAAAGAACGCTCTTCGGGCATGTACCGTCTCTCTTCCTACTACTTTGCGCGAACAGTTGGTGATTTGCCAATGGAGCTTGTGCTCCCAACAGTGTTTGTGACAGTAAGCTATTGGATGGGGGGTCTCAAGCCTTCATTTGTCACATTTGCACTAACCCTTTCCATTGTTCTTTATAATGTTCTTGTCTCCCAAGGCCTGGGGCTAGCACTTGGGGCCATTCTAATGGATGTGAAGCAGGGCACCACTCTGGCTTCTGTGACCATGCTGGTGTTTTTACTAGCAGGTGGATATTACATCCAGCACATCCCATCTTTCATTGCTTGGTTGAAGTACATTTCCTTCAGCCATTACTGTTACAAGCTTCTTGTGGGAGTTCAATACTCAGCAAATGAAGTTTATGAGTGTGAGATGGGGATGCATTGTAGTGTCATGGACTTTCCTGCTATCAAGTATCTGGGACTTGATAGCATGTGGTCAGATGTAGCTGCTTTGGCTGTGATGTTGGTGGGATATAGGGTTTTGGCTTATGTGGCTCTAAGGATGGGGCAACCTCACTGA
- the LOC117614974 gene encoding phosphoenolpyruvate carboxylase 4 — translation MTDTTDDIAEEISFQSFQDDCRMLGSLLQEVLQREVRSEIMEKVERTRILAQSACNMRIAGIVDIADVLEKQLASEMSKMGLEEALVLARTFSHYLNLMGIAETHHRVRKQRNDSNEASLAKSCDDIFNQLVHGGFSPDDLYNNVCNQKVEIVLTAHPTQINRRTLQYKHIRIAHLLDYKGRPEITNEDKEMLIEDLVREITSIWQTDELRRHKPTPVDEARAGLNIVEQSLWTAVPHYLRRVSNALKKHTGKPLPLTCTPIKFGSWMGGDRDGNPNVTAKVTKDVSLLSRWMAIDLYIREVDHLKFELSMNRCSDRLSRLADEILEQDTSSEDRQESWNQCFGRHQLNLKQQGGTLPTQLPARADQPSCTECIPRIELPRTDYMLPNHQGGQDSPISDPSSQNPLHNGHMIKNGSPGSASRSSSQLLTQRKMFAESQVGRSSFQKLLEPMPPQRPGVPPYRVVLGNVKDKLMKTQRRLELLLENLPCEYNTWDCYDTTDQLLEPLLLCYESLQSCGSGVLADGRLADLIRRVATFGMVLMKLDLRQESGRHAETFDAITKYLEMGTYSEWEEEKKLEFLARELKGKRPLVPPSMEVSPDIREVLDTFRVAAELGSESLGAYVISMASHASDVLAVELLQKDARLSVSGEIGRPCPGGTLRVVPLFETVKDLRGAGSVIRKLLSIDWYRKHIIKSHNGLQEVMVGYSDSGKDAGRFTAAWELYKAQEDVVAACNEYGIKVTLFHGRGGSIGRGGGPTYLAIQSQPPGSVMGSLRSTEQGEMVQAKFGLPQTAVRQLEIYTTAVLLATMRPPLSPREEKWRNLMEEISKISCQNYQSVVYENPEFLAYFHEATPQAELGFLNIGSRPTRRKNTTGIGHLRAIPWVFAWTQTRFVLPSWLGVGAGLKGVCEKGHTEDLKAMYKEWPFFQCTLDLIEMVLGKADTPIAKRYDEALVSESRQHIGSELRKELLTTEKYVLVVSGHEKLSGNNRSLRKLIESRLPFLNPLNMLQVEVLKRLRSDDDNNKLRDALLITINGIAAGMRNTG, via the exons ATGACGGACACGACGGATGACATAGCAGAGGAAATCTCGTTCCAGAGCTTCCAGGACGATTGTAGAATGCTGGGCAGCCTTCTTCAAGAAGTGTTGCAGCGAGAGGTCCGCAGCGAAATCATGGAGAAAGTTGAAAGGACCCGAATCCTCGCTCAG AGTGCTTGTAATATGAGGATAGCGGGGATAGTGGACATTGCGGACGTCCTGGAGAAGCAGCTGGCGTCAGAAATGTCGAAGATGGGCTTAGAAGAGGCTTTGGTCCTCGCTCGCACTTTCAGCCATTACCTCAATTTGATGGGCATTGCCGAAACCCATCACAG GGTTCGCAAGCAACGAAATGACTCAAATGAGGCATCTCTTGCAAAATCTTGTGATGATATTTTTAATCAGCTTGTGCATGGTGGGTTTTCCCCAGATGATCTTTATAATAATGTTTGCAACCAG AAGGTTGAAATTGTTCTTACTGCACATCCTACACAAATTAATCGCCGTACCTTGCAATACAAACATATAAGAATTGCT CATCTTTTAGATTACAAGGGCCGACCTGAAATTACTAATGAAGACAAAGAAATGCTGATTGAAGATCTG GTGAGAGAGATAACTTCGATATGGCAGACAGATGAGCTTAGGCGCCATAAACCTACACCGGTTGATGAAGCAAGGGCAG GTTTGAACATTGTGGAGCAGTCCCTTTGGACAGCTGTACCTCATTATTTACGTCGAGTTAGCAATGCTTTAAAGAAG CATACTGGAAAACCACTTCCATTAACTTGCACACCAATCAAGTTTGGGTCTTGGATGGGGGGTGACAGAGATGGAAATCCTAATGTAACAGCAAAG GTCACAAAAGATGTCTCACTTTTATCTAGGTGGATGGCTATTGATCTCTACATCCGAGAAGTTGATCACCTCAAGTTTGAATTATCCATGAATCGGTGCAGTGATAGATTGTCAAGACTGGCAGATGAAATTTTAGAGCAAG ATACTTCATCTGAGGATCGGCAAGAGAGTTGGAATCAGTGTTTTGGTAGACATCAGTTGAACTTGAAGCAACAGGGTGGGACCCTTCCAACACAACTTCCAGCTAGAGCTGATCAACCCTCTTGCACTG AATGCATTCCCAGAATTGAACTTCCACGGACTGATTATATGCTGCCGAATCATCAG GGTGGTCAGGACTCTCCAATCTCAGATCCTTCATCCCAGAATCCCCTTCACAATGGGCATATGATAAAAAATGGATCTCCAGGGTCTGCCTCTCGTAGTTCTAGTCAACTGCTTACTCAAAGGAAAATGTTTGCAGAATCCCAGGTTGGAAGGTCCAGTTTCCAAAAGCTTTTAGAGCCAATGCCCCCTCAGAGACCTGGAGTTCCTCCTTATAGAGTTGTTCTTGGTAATGTTAAAGACAAG CTTATGAAGACACAAAGACGATTGGAGCTTCTTCTTGAAAATCTTCCTTGTGAGTACAATACATGGGATTGTTATGATACGACAGACCAACTTTTAGAACCGCTGCTCCTATGCTATGAATCTTTG CAATCATGTGGATCTGGAGTGCTAGCTGACGGTCGACTTGCTGATCTGATCCGAAGAGTTGCTACCTTTGGGATGGTATTAATGAAGCTCGACTTGCGTCAG GAATCTGGTAGACATGCTGAGACATTTGATGCAATTACCAAATATTTGGAGATGGGTACATACAGTGAgtgggaagaagaaaagaaactggAATTTCTTGCAAGAGAGCTCAAAGGGAAGAGGCCGCTAGTCCCACCAAGCATGGAG GTTTCTCCTGATATTAGAGAAGTACTGGATACCTTTCGTGTAGCTGCTGAGCTAGGCAGTGAATCGCTTGGAGCATATGTGATTTCTATGGCGTCACAT GCAAGTGATGTCCTTGCTGTGGAGCTTTTGCAGAAAGATGCACGACTTTCTGTTAGTGGGGAGATTGGAAGGCCATGTCCAGGCGGAAC GCTGCGGGTGGTTCCTCTGTTTGAAACTGTGAAGGACTTGAGAGGAGCTGGCTCAGTGATCAGGAAATTATTATCCATTGATTGGTACCGGAAACACATAATCAAGAGCCATAATGGGCTTCAAGAG GTGATGGTTGGATATTCTGATTCTGGTAAAGATGCTGGACGATTTACTGCAGCATGGGAACTTTACAAAGCTCAAGAGGATGTTGTGGCTGCATGCAATGAATATGGTATTAAGGTTACTCTGTTCCACGGGCGAGGGGGAAGTATTGGTCGTGGAGGTGGCCCTACATATCTTGCCATTCAATCCCAGCCGCCTGGCTCTGTTATg GGTAGCCTACGGTCAACTGAGCAAGGAGAGATGGTTCAGGCAAAATTTGGGCTGCCACAAACTGCTGTCAGGCAGCTAGAGATCTACACGACAGCTGTGCTGCTTGCAACCATGCGCCCTCCACTCTCACCTCGGGAAGAAAAGTGGCGTAACCTCATGGAGGAGATCTCAAAAATCAGTTGCCAGAACTATCAGAGCGTAGTCTACGAAAATCCAGAGTTCCTTGCCTACTTCCATGAGGCTACGCCCCAGGCTGAGCTTGGCTTCCTCAACATAGGAAGCCGCCccacaagaagaaagaacacTACAGGAATTGGACATCTTCGTGCAATTCCATGGGTATTTGCATGGACCCAAACCAGATTTGTTCTTCCGTCTTGGCTTGGAGTTGGAGCAGGTTTAAAAGGGGTTTGTGAAAAGGGACACACTGAAGACTTAAAAGCTATGTACAAAGAGTGGCCTTTCTTTCAGTGTACCCTTGACCTTATAGAGATGGTTTTAGGGAAGGCAGACACTCCTATAGCCAAACGCTACGATGAAGCCCTTGTCTCAGAAAGCAGGCAACACATTGGTTCTGAACTGAGAAAGGAGCTCTTAACGACAGAGAAGTATGTACTGGTGGTTAGCGGGCATGAGAAGCTATCTGGGAATAATCGGAGCTTGAGGAAGCTGATTGAGAGCAGGCTTCCCTTTCTCAATCCTCTGAACATGTTGCAGGTTGAGGTACTCAAGAGATTGAGAAGTGACGACGATAACAATAAACTCAGAGATGCATTGCTCATCACAATAAATGGGATCGCTGCGGGGATGAGAAATACAGGCTAA
- the LOC117614481 gene encoding nudix hydrolase 1 yields MENGTTIAAVPRVAVVVFLLRGKAVLLGRRRSSVGDSTFALPGGHLEFGESFEECAARELKEETGMDFDKKKMELLTVTNNVFSEQPKPSHYVKVFMRGVLADGDDQLPQNLEPTKCDGWDWYDWANLPEPLFWPLEKMVKSGFNPFPNSPQEEE; encoded by the exons atggaaaacggTACGACGATCGCCGCGGTGCCGAGAGTGGCTGTGGTGGTGTTTCTGTTGAGAGGGAAAGCGGTGCTGTTGGGACGGCGGCGATCCTCTGTGGGCGATTCCACCTTTGCCCTCCCTGGTGGCCACCTCGAATTCG GAGAGAGCTTTGAGGAGTGTGCGGCGAGAGAATTGAAGGAAGAAACTGGTATGGACTTtgacaagaagaagatggagtTGCTGACGGTCACAAACAATGTGTTCTCAGAGCAGCCGAAGCCGTCTCATTACGTGAAGGTTTTCATGCGTGGAGTTTTGGCAGATGGCGATGATCAATTGCCCCAAAATCTTGAGCCCACCAAGTGTGACGGTTGGGATTGGTACGATTGGGCCAACCTCCCCGAACCCCTCTTTTGGCCTTTGGAGAAGATGGTGAAGAGTGGCTTTAACCCTTTTCCCAATTCaccacaagaagaagaataa